From the Rhizomicrobium palustre genome, the window GGGAAATAGGCGCGCGACAGGCGCACACCGCTCATCACATTGGTCTCGAAAAAGCGAAACCAGTCTTCATCCGTGATGTCGGCGAAATCCTTGCTCTCATAGATGCCGAGATTGTTCACCAGAATATCGACCGACGGCACGGCTTCGATGAGGCGCGCGACACCTTCGGCGGTGGCGGCATCGGCGAGCACCGGCGTGATCTTGCCAGCGCTGGAAAGATCCTTGGTGGCGGCATCGAGCTTTTCTTGGTTGCGCCCGGCGATGACGACATCCGCGCCTTCGGCGGCGAGCGCGCGGGCGATTTCGAGGCCGATACCAGCGGTCGAGCCGGTGACAAGGGCAGTCTTGTTCTTGAGTTGAAGGTCCATCGGCCTCTCCTGAAATGTGTTCCAGGCCAAGATGGGGCTTGCGGGGCGGCTTGATTATTCCCTAGGCTGTGAAAATACTTTTTCCGGGCAGGAACAAATGAGCGAGCTCTGGATGGAGCGCTCCGGCGAGATGGAGGTCTTCGCCCGGGTGGTGCAGGAAGGCAGCTTCTCCGCCGCCGCCCGCGCGCTGGGGCAGACGCCCTCCTCCATCTCCAAGCTGGTGGCGCGGCTGGAAGCAAGGCTGGGCGTGCGCCTGCTGCTGCGCTCCACCCGCGTGATCCGGCTGACCTTGGAGGGCCAAGCCTATCTGGAAGCCGCCCAGCGGGCTTTACGGGCGCTGAACGAGGCCGAACAGGCGGTGACGGCGGGCGTGCGGGGCACGCTGTCGGTCACGTCGTCGGTGCCAGTGGGGACCATGTTCGTGGCCCCTGCTTTGCCCTCGTTCCTTTCGGCCTATCCGCAGGTGACGGTCGATTTCAGCGTCACCGACGATATGGTCAATCTTCTCACCCAGAAAGCGGACGTCGCGATACGGGTGGGGCCGCTGGCCGATAGCAGCCTGACCGCCAAGAAGCTTTCGGAGAGCCCGCGGGTGGTGGTGGCCTCACCTGAGTATCTGAAGCGCAAAGGCATACCGGCGACGCCCGCGGCGCTTGAGGGGCATGACTGCATCCGCTTCAATTTCTGGCGCCCGGGACGCGGCTGGCCCTTCGAACAGGATGGGCTCAGCTTCGAACAGCCGATCAGCGGCAGCCTTCTGGTGAATAATGGTCAGACTGCCAAACAAATGGCGCTGGCGGGCGCGGGGCTGGCGCGGCTGGGCAAGTTTCACGTCGCCGAAGAACTGAGGCGCGGCGATCTGGTGGAAGTGCTTGCCGCCTTCAATGCCCGCGATATTGAGCCGATCAATGCCGTCTATGTCGGCGGCGAGCATGTGCCTTCCCGCATCCGCGCCTTCGTGCAGCATATGACGAGATGGATGGGCGAAAAGATGCCGAGTTTTGTAAGCGGCGGATCAGGCGCGCAGGTGGCGCGGCATGAAGGCAAAAGACCTAATTACAAGTAGAAATACTGAGGGACTATTTTGACCAAAATAGATCCCGGCAAACCGCGCTAAAGCTGCGACAAACACTGCAAAGCCCTGCTTCGGCTATGTTTTTGCGCGAGATCATCTCTCTTTAAGGTTTGTTGACCGGCCTTTTATTCGATCACCTTGGTAATAAGCCGACAACCGTTAAGTGATAGCTTCGTCCCTCATAACGAAAAACGCTGCGCGAACCGCAGCATTTGAGCGGAGCGAACATGGCTGGCGATTCCGAGGTCGAAGTCTTCGAGAAGGCCCGGGTGACCAAGGGCTATGTCGAGCGTGAGCAGAAGCAGCGCTTGGCGAATGGCGCCGTGAAGGCTGAACTCAAGGAAGACGAAAAGACCTGGGTCTTGATCACGACCTGGCCGTCTTATTGAGACGGCCAAGCTGGTTCCGCGCTTAATCCGTACCGCGCATCTGCACTGCCACCAGACCGATCTTGCTGCCTCGGCCTTGCGGCTCGACGGCCACGACGTGGAAGTTCTTCTTCACGCCAACCTTAAAGACGAATCCGCCAGCCTCGGCGTGGTCGTCGCCGCAATCAAGCGCGTCTGAATTCTTGGCGGCCTTGGGCGGCCTCGGCTGGCCGGGCGAGCAATCCAGCACCGGGCCGAATTTGCGCAAGGCATCGCGATAAAAGCCGGCGACACGCGCGGGCTGGTCATCGCTGTCGAGTTCGCTGACGGCCATCTTCATGCCGAAAGCGCCGACCGAACCCCACAGGCGCACACCGGATTCATCATCCTTGTCCTTGTGCGGCTTGGCGCCGGGATAGGCGGGAAGCCCCGTATCGGAGGCGACGGTGTTGGTGTGCAGGCCAAAATCGATGGTCGTCGCCAAGGCCGCCGCGCCACCCAGCACGCCCACCAAAACAATCGCACCAATCCATTCCACTTTGCGCATGACTTCCCCTCTTCCCTGGCCCTCTTGCTAGGTCCTCTGGCCAGGCACGTCTCACCGACGCTGTGCCAAGAAATATAGGGAGCAATTCACCATTGCCCAGAGGGGAATGCGAAAATGGGGGCAAGATGGCGCAGCATGGGCAAAAACTAGATGATTAGTAAAAGGGTTAGGTGCGCGGGGCCAAAGGTCATTCCCCATTCCAATTTCCGTCATGGCCGGGCTCCGACCCGGCCATCCAGGTGAAGGCGCAACCCGACATGTTATTGTGCGGCGATGAGATGGATGGCCGGGTCGGAGCCCGGCCATGACGAACTTGGGTAGAGCTTTATCGCAGCCACGTCCGGCGTGAATTACCCGCCCTGCTTTTTCACCCTGAGCTTGGACCAGTAGTCCAGGCGTTTGACGATCTCGCGTTCGAAGCCGATTTCCTTCGGGCTGTAATACTGCTCGCGGCCCATCTCGTCCGGGAAGTAGTTCTGGCCGGAAAAGCCATCCTCCGTATCCGGATCATATTGATAGCCCGAGCCGTAACCGAGATTTTTCATCATCTTGGTCGGCGCGTTGAGGATGTGGGCGGGCGGCATCAGGGAGCCGTGCTGGGCGGCCGCGCGCTTGGCGGCGCCGAACGCCTTATAGATGGCAACCGATTTGGGCGCGGTGGCGAGATAGACCACGCATTGCGCCAGTGCGAGTTCGCCTTCGGGACTGCCTAGAAAATCGAACGTGTCTTTGGCGGCGATGGCCTGGACCACGGCTTGCGGGTCGGCAAGGCCGATATCTTCCACGGCCATGCGCACCAGACGGCGGGCGATGAAAAGCGGCTGCTCGCCGCCCGCCAGCATCCGCGCCAGCCAATAAAGCGCCGCATCGGGATCGGAGCCGCGCACCGACTTATGCAGCGCGGAGATGATGTTGTAATGCTCCTCGCGGGACTTGTCGTAGACCGGGGCGCGGCGCTGCACCGCTTCCACCAGCGCGGCGGGATCGAGCGGCTTGACCAGCTTCAGCGCTGAGATTTCTTCGGCGAGGTTTAAAAGATAGCGGCCATCGCCATCCGCCATGGCTTTGATGGTGGCGCGGGCATCCTCTGTGAGCGGCAGCTTCTCGCCGCTGTGCTCTTCCACGCGCTGCAGCAGGATTTCCAGCGCGGCATCATCGAGACGGCGCAGCACCAGCACTTGCGCGCGGGAAAGCAGCGCGCCGTTGAGCTCGAAAGACGGGTTCTCGGTGGTGGCGCCGACCAGCACGATGGTGCCGTCTTCCACCACGGGCAGGAAGCTGTCCTGCTG encodes:
- a CDS encoding LysR family transcriptional regulator translates to MSELWMERSGEMEVFARVVQEGSFSAAARALGQTPSSISKLVARLEARLGVRLLLRSTRVIRLTLEGQAYLEAAQRALRALNEAEQAVTAGVRGTLSVTSSVPVGTMFVAPALPSFLSAYPQVTVDFSVTDDMVNLLTQKADVAIRVGPLADSSLTAKKLSESPRVVVASPEYLKRKGIPATPAALEGHDCIRFNFWRPGRGWPFEQDGLSFEQPISGSLLVNNGQTAKQMALAGAGLARLGKFHVAEELRRGDLVEVLAAFNARDIEPINAVYVGGEHVPSRIRAFVQHMTRWMGEKMPSFVSGGSGAQVARHEGKRPNYK
- a CDS encoding replication-associated recombination protein A; translation: MSDLFGSAGLEDSAPRPLADRLRPKTLGEVVGQDHLIGPEGPIGRMVALGRPHSIIFWGPPGTGKTTISRLLSTAFNLHFEQLSAIFSGVADLKKTFDAARQRRRVGQGTLLFVDEIHRFNRSQQDSFLPVVEDGTIVLVGATTENPSFELNGALLSRAQVLVLRRLDDAALEILLQRVEEHSGEKLPLTEDARATIKAMADGDGRYLLNLAEEISALKLVKPLDPAALVEAVQRRAPVYDKSREEHYNIISALHKSVRGSDPDAALYWLARMLAGGEQPLFIARRLVRMAVEDIGLADPQAVVQAIAAKDTFDFLGSPEGELALAQCVVYLATAPKSVAIYKAFGAAKRAAAQHGSLMPPAHILNAPTKMMKNLGYGSGYQYDPDTEDGFSGQNYFPDEMGREQYYSPKEIGFEREIVKRLDYWSKLRVKKQGG